In Mangrovivirga cuniculi, the following proteins share a genomic window:
- a CDS encoding gliding motility-associated C-terminal domain-containing protein yields the protein MNIFYKNKGDKFFNLLTLKVLTLFVLACLSFSGYAQFDTKLWFPPVWNANQPNLNARSEFLITTKFPVANVRVYTVDGAVDQNFVVRPGQPANMALSPTLGMTLNLNQVENSKGLIVESDYPVQVTYRLAAVNNQNIVTLKGKQALGTLFYAGSQTINMDRQYARGKEHHFISVMATEDNTIVTFELPASYTYDFAGLGTKTHSVTLNEGETYLVRGEGPLQHITGTKVTTNGKSIVVNSGSEHTRIDGPPGTTSAEGGADQLVPIERIGSEYIVMRGENDPEYEYSIIVATEDNTEIFIDGSATPVAVINEGEYYNFMLGGPYTDVGRGHYITSNNPIYVYQVSGSDPGRVRDEVGMAIVPPLFCAGSKYIEFVPFKNYSQKQRINIVIPQEGLSSLTYNGQSYSSYSGVSVYPVNGRPDYYAVSFPTQHVRSQDNLIITSDEFLQVGYMTGASGTGTYGFLSGFGSKIETIDPYYYNETGDKVYTSIYDFDADLATPGYQGVVQGNTVDMCIWGESCAPPNLVNDVTSSGNGEEVQFTPATDSCFTYTASKTYYGKDTVEVQIINEIGAVETVFIIVDVISALDLAIDENSINYNSPTCPETDFTVSFDITNLSDIPFNDNLDVTFYDGDPTVSGARRLNSISVPINNLNQNDVFTVNDAPVQGTGAAIVDLYIAINDNGTSGVPINYPSTIILETDYTNNVGAQPVPALPFPLEAEKLKDNINCDPAYPDNGAARANVIINGNVQTSGYSYRWFDGPTPVTGNADFTQRTYPNLAEGTYSVYAINDRFGCQSDTVEVEIGLQAEFFSADIEEISPLTNCVSPNGALRATVPTADDDDFDFYWYNDEFVQDNTTLVGVGQLLENIDESDYTVKVINKTTGCFEITSASVSDQRVYPGLNLDSEPQTRCDPANGRLIGGINQNPLDYDFTWTNEENTLISNNQNVNEVEAGKYYLNVVNPTTQCQANDSVIVDNNIAEVDLEITDGVENTCFLSPVTVTAEYSNGQTVPGAQFSWYYGTTEPVTSDRLFATGSVVDNVSPGNYIVEVLNPADNCKTTEPYSVDATTLTPIIDPDAEASENCTPFDGEVSGNVTNIPPGYNQTDYTYYVFVGENQKDINEADFVLVGEPTGLNLAGLEPNSYTIIAQQNYDNECLSLPETVEVDDDAVYPNSIDESILNANCLNAEGRITLTSTQQYDFQWFAGDIENDETVEDLNLTDTEVTQSQLNNYPSGFYSAIVTNPNNGCQDSIVSFIDIPTLDEYVLRTNKHDDPFCFVDSGRVSVSLANTNFNYPFEFTYRLERIDEEGNSFVVPYSGDPANQTYLYRQLPPSDYRVSLIQLDENGNPAYNCKSEEIEVLDTEVNPVIEAEGTNPLTVCSPRDPDGQAEVRVTNGDIFLHSFEWTTTDDQGNQTLIATGSEVYNLLNGTYTVTATNTQNYCEATTTAIVEDARVYPTVIPELVKGRENCIEPDGILNAYVPTTENQDDYKFEWYDLVDGSEELDTIDHYYTGQTFDMFDIGDYTVVSINRATSCRSEAVYAFVPDERVYPEFYVRAQPAACDYSNGFARAVVTNDVDVESIRWDMGGVYSFGSDLINISSGLYNVEVTTVFGCADSTDVVIEPDIFVYNGVSANEDGKNDHFIIDCIECFENNNVKIFNRYGDLVYETDGYTNDSDPDAQCQSVDDTLGNNFRGTGNRGIYAGGKKLPIGTYFYVIDKGDGSEPKNGYLELVR from the coding sequence ATGAATATTTTTTATAAAAATAAAGGAGACAAATTTTTTAACTTGCTAACCCTCAAGGTACTTACCTTGTTTGTCTTAGCTTGTTTGTCTTTTTCAGGATATGCTCAATTTGATACTAAACTTTGGTTCCCACCGGTTTGGAATGCAAATCAGCCTAATCTTAATGCGAGATCTGAATTTTTGATTACAACCAAATTTCCCGTAGCAAATGTCAGAGTTTATACTGTAGATGGTGCGGTAGATCAAAATTTTGTGGTTAGACCTGGCCAGCCGGCAAATATGGCATTAAGTCCTACTTTAGGAATGACACTTAATCTTAACCAGGTAGAAAATTCCAAAGGTTTAATCGTTGAATCAGATTATCCTGTTCAGGTAACGTATAGATTAGCTGCTGTTAATAACCAGAATATTGTGACTTTAAAAGGTAAACAAGCTCTGGGAACTTTATTTTACGCTGGTTCGCAAACCATAAATATGGATCGTCAATATGCCAGGGGTAAAGAACACCACTTTATTTCTGTGATGGCTACTGAAGATAACACAATTGTAACATTTGAATTACCTGCATCATATACCTATGATTTTGCAGGTCTCGGAACTAAAACTCATTCAGTTACTTTAAATGAAGGAGAAACTTATTTGGTTCGTGGGGAAGGGCCTTTACAGCATATCACCGGAACTAAAGTTACTACTAACGGTAAAAGTATCGTGGTTAATTCAGGTTCAGAGCATACCAGAATTGATGGGCCTCCAGGTACTACTTCTGCTGAAGGTGGAGCAGATCAGCTTGTGCCAATTGAAAGAATAGGAAGTGAATATATAGTAATGAGGGGTGAAAATGACCCTGAGTATGAATATAGTATTATTGTAGCAACTGAAGACAATACAGAAATTTTTATTGACGGATCAGCAACTCCTGTTGCAGTTATCAACGAAGGGGAGTATTATAACTTCATGCTGGGCGGTCCTTATACTGATGTGGGTCGAGGTCATTATATTACTTCTAATAATCCTATATATGTTTACCAGGTGAGTGGATCAGATCCCGGAAGGGTAAGGGATGAGGTCGGTATGGCGATTGTTCCTCCTTTATTTTGTGCAGGTAGTAAATATATAGAGTTTGTTCCATTTAAAAACTATTCGCAGAAACAGCGAATCAATATAGTGATTCCTCAGGAAGGATTATCTTCATTAACATATAATGGGCAATCATATTCTTCATATTCAGGTGTTTCTGTTTATCCGGTTAATGGCAGACCAGATTATTATGCTGTGTCTTTCCCAACTCAACATGTGAGAAGTCAGGATAATCTGATAATAACTTCAGACGAATTTCTTCAGGTAGGATATATGACCGGAGCCAGTGGTACAGGAACGTATGGTTTCTTATCAGGTTTTGGTAGTAAAATTGAAACCATTGACCCGTACTATTATAATGAAACGGGAGATAAAGTTTATACTTCTATTTATGATTTTGATGCTGACCTTGCTACACCTGGTTACCAGGGTGTAGTTCAGGGGAATACTGTTGATATGTGTATATGGGGAGAAAGTTGTGCCCCTCCTAATCTTGTTAATGATGTAACAAGTTCAGGTAATGGTGAAGAAGTTCAATTTACACCAGCTACTGATTCCTGCTTTACCTATACTGCTTCAAAAACGTATTATGGAAAAGATACTGTCGAAGTACAGATAATCAATGAAATAGGTGCTGTGGAAACAGTATTTATAATAGTAGATGTTATTTCGGCGCTGGACTTAGCGATTGATGAAAACTCAATCAATTATAATTCTCCAACCTGCCCTGAAACAGATTTCACGGTTTCATTTGATATTACCAATCTTTCAGATATTCCTTTTAATGATAATCTGGATGTCACCTTTTACGATGGAGATCCGACAGTGAGTGGAGCACGGCGATTAAATTCAATATCCGTCCCCATAAATAATTTAAATCAAAACGACGTATTTACGGTAAATGATGCACCGGTCCAAGGTACAGGAGCGGCCATAGTCGACTTATATATTGCTATTAATGATAATGGAACAAGTGGTGTTCCAATTAATTATCCTTCCACGATAATATTAGAAACCGATTATACTAATAATGTTGGGGCTCAACCAGTTCCTGCATTACCTTTCCCACTTGAAGCAGAGAAATTAAAAGACAATATTAATTGTGATCCTGCTTACCCGGATAATGGTGCAGCCAGAGCAAATGTTATTATAAATGGGAATGTGCAAACTTCTGGTTATAGTTATAGATGGTTCGATGGGCCAACACCAGTAACCGGAAATGCGGATTTTACTCAGAGAACTTATCCAAATCTGGCTGAAGGAACGTATAGTGTATATGCAATTAATGATCGCTTTGGGTGTCAGTCTGACACAGTTGAAGTAGAAATTGGTTTGCAAGCTGAATTTTTCTCAGCAGACATCGAAGAAATATCACCATTGACTAATTGTGTGAGTCCAAATGGTGCACTTAGAGCAACTGTTCCAACTGCTGATGATGATGATTTTGATTTTTATTGGTATAATGATGAATTCGTTCAGGACAATACTACTCTTGTAGGTGTTGGTCAGTTATTGGAAAATATAGATGAATCAGATTATACTGTTAAAGTTATAAATAAAACTACTGGTTGTTTTGAAATCACTAGTGCCTCAGTTTCTGACCAAAGAGTCTATCCAGGATTAAATCTGGATTCAGAACCTCAAACAAGGTGTGATCCAGCTAATGGTAGATTGATCGGTGGTATAAACCAGAATCCATTAGATTATGATTTTACCTGGACAAATGAAGAAAATACCCTGATAAGTAATAACCAAAATGTTAATGAGGTTGAGGCAGGGAAATACTATTTGAATGTTGTGAATCCTACTACGCAATGTCAGGCTAATGATTCGGTTATTGTTGATAATAATATAGCTGAAGTTGATTTAGAAATAACTGATGGAGTTGAGAATACATGCTTTTTATCGCCTGTAACAGTTACTGCAGAATATTCTAACGGCCAAACTGTACCAGGTGCTCAATTCTCATGGTATTACGGTACTACAGAACCGGTAACCTCTGATAGATTGTTTGCTACAGGATCAGTTGTTGATAATGTTTCTCCAGGAAATTATATAGTAGAGGTGTTAAATCCTGCAGATAATTGTAAAACAACAGAGCCATATAGCGTTGATGCTACAACTCTTACTCCGATTATTGATCCAGATGCTGAAGCGTCAGAAAATTGTACTCCATTTGATGGTGAAGTATCTGGAAATGTCACTAACATTCCTCCGGGATATAATCAAACTGATTATACTTATTATGTATTTGTAGGAGAAAATCAAAAAGATATAAATGAAGCTGACTTCGTATTGGTTGGAGAACCAACAGGATTGAATTTAGCTGGACTTGAACCGAATTCTTATACCATTATAGCTCAGCAAAATTATGATAATGAGTGTTTATCTCTTCCTGAAACGGTAGAGGTAGATGATGATGCTGTTTATCCAAATTCAATCGACGAAAGTATTTTAAATGCTAACTGTCTGAATGCAGAGGGAAGAATTACATTAACTTCTACTCAACAATATGATTTCCAATGGTTTGCTGGTGATATTGAAAATGATGAAACTGTTGAAGACCTGAATTTAACTGATACTGAGGTTACTCAAAGTCAATTAAATAATTATCCATCAGGTTTTTATTCGGCGATTGTTACTAATCCAAATAATGGTTGCCAGGATAGCATAGTTTCATTCATTGATATTCCAACGCTTGATGAATATGTTTTAAGAACAAATAAGCACGATGATCCATTCTGTTTTGTAGATAGTGGAAGGGTTTCTGTGTCACTTGCGAATACAAACTTTAATTATCCATTTGAATTTACTTACCGATTAGAGCGTATTGACGAGGAAGGAAATTCCTTTGTAGTACCATATTCAGGAGATCCTGCTAATCAAACATATCTTTACAGACAACTTCCTCCGTCTGATTATCGAGTCTCATTAATTCAATTAGATGAGAATGGTAATCCTGCGTATAATTGTAAATCTGAAGAGATCGAGGTACTGGATACAGAAGTTAATCCGGTAATAGAAGCTGAAGGAACTAATCCTTTGACTGTTTGTAGTCCTAGAGACCCTGATGGACAAGCTGAAGTACGAGTTACAAATGGAGATATATTCTTGCATTCATTTGAATGGACAACAACAGATGATCAAGGCAATCAAACATTAATTGCAACTGGGTCGGAAGTATATAATTTGTTAAATGGGACCTATACGGTTACAGCGACTAACACTCAGAATTATTGTGAGGCTACTACTACAGCTATTGTAGAAGATGCCAGAGTTTATCCAACTGTAATTCCTGAATTAGTTAAAGGAAGGGAGAATTGTATCGAGCCTGATGGTATACTGAATGCTTATGTACCAACTACCGAAAATCAAGATGATTATAAATTCGAATGGTATGATCTGGTTGATGGTTCGGAAGAACTGGATACAATAGATCATTACTATACCGGTCAGACTTTTGATATGTTTGATATTGGTGATTATACAGTTGTTTCAATAAACCGGGCTACTTCTTGTAGAAGTGAAGCGGTATATGCTTTTGTACCAGATGAAAGAGTTTATCCTGAATTCTACGTCAGAGCTCAGCCAGCCGCTTGTGATTATAGTAATGGCTTTGCAAGAGCAGTTGTGACAAATGATGTTGATGTAGAATCAATTCGATGGGATATGGGTGGTGTATATAGCTTTGGATCTGATTTGATCAATATTTCTTCAGGATTGTACAATGTCGAAGTTACTACTGTATTTGGTTGTGCAGATTCGACAGATGTGGTTATCGAACCAGACATATTTGTTTACAATGGTGTTTCTGCAAACGAAGATGGTAAGAATGATCATTTCATTATCGACTGTATCGAGTGTTTTGAAAACAATAACGTGAAAATATTCAACAGGTACGGTGATCTTGTATATGAAACAGATGGTTATACCAATGATTCTGATCCAGATGCACAGTGCCAATCGGTTGATGATACATTAGGCAATAACTTTAGAGGAACTGGAAATCGCGGTATTTATGCAGGAGGTAAAAAACTACCGATAGGAACATATTTTTATGTGATAGATAAAGGAGATGGTTCCGAACCAAAAAATGGTTATCTGGAACTAGTGAGATAA
- a CDS encoding PorP/SprF family type IX secretion system membrane protein translates to MKKSTLILAIAFISLIGMKAQQRPVFSQYMFNGMAINPAYAGVHETIHGIASYRDQWINMDGAPKTLSFAVDSKLSKKNIGLGLMITNDRVGIHSDIGVYAAYSYKVKTMGGTLSMGLQAGFNNLNSDYSRLTLDDITDPNLQGVNNSFNPNFGAGAYWHNNSSYVGLSVPYILHNNTFDKNDISTVTESIERRYYFLTGGHVFPVSQNLLIRPSVLLRIQEGAPVGTDFNLNFILYGRLNLGTSYRTGRSLVTFFQIQATREWSFGYAYDYVFSDLNQFNRGSHEFIIQYGVNIDNSHKSMPCPSYFLR, encoded by the coding sequence ATGAAAAAATCAACTTTAATATTAGCCATTGCTTTCATTTCTTTAATAGGAATGAAAGCTCAGCAAAGACCTGTGTTTTCGCAGTACATGTTTAACGGTATGGCCATAAATCCGGCTTATGCCGGGGTGCATGAAACTATTCATGGTATTGCTTCATACAGGGATCAATGGATCAATATGGATGGGGCTCCGAAGACTCTCTCATTCGCAGTTGATTCAAAACTTTCAAAGAAAAACATTGGTCTTGGTCTGATGATTACTAATGACAGAGTTGGAATTCATTCTGATATTGGAGTATATGCAGCCTATTCTTATAAAGTTAAGACGATGGGAGGTACTCTATCCATGGGATTACAGGCTGGTTTTAATAATCTGAATTCCGATTATTCAAGACTTACTCTGGATGATATTACAGATCCAAACCTTCAGGGAGTAAATAATTCGTTTAATCCAAATTTTGGTGCCGGAGCATATTGGCACAATAATTCATCCTATGTAGGATTGTCTGTGCCTTATATTCTTCATAATAACACTTTTGATAAAAATGATATCAGTACTGTTACTGAATCAATTGAAAGACGCTATTATTTTTTAACAGGAGGTCATGTATTCCCTGTGTCACAGAATTTACTGATAAGACCGAGTGTCTTGTTAAGAATTCAGGAGGGGGCTCCTGTAGGAACTGATTTTAACTTAAATTTTATTCTTTATGGAAGATTAAATCTGGGAACATCCTATCGTACCGGTAGATCCCTAGTCACCTTCTTCCAGATTCAGGCTACCAGAGAATGGAGTTTTGGTTATGCATACGACTATGTATTCAGTGATTTGAACCAATTTAACAGGGGTTCTCACGAATTCATCATTCAATATGGCGTAAATATCGACAACAGTCATAAGTCGATGCCTTGCCCGTCTTATTTCCTTAGATAA
- a CDS encoding site-2 protease family protein — protein MTGNHFSAKDIIKHLALFLLTFGAAVLAGVFWVKGKPVSMITEWTGHDWYSGFMYAWPFLLFLTVHEFGHFFTAIKHKVKTTLPFYIPFPPLPYLLPITIGTMGAVIRLKGLVKSRKEYFDIGVAGPLAGFVIAFGLLWYGYTHLPPQEYQYEIHPEYNVEGKGFNFRPEADENTIDILVGDNLLSLFFENYVVDQPELLPNKHELFHYPFLFVGYLALIFTALNLLPIGQLDGGHVLFGLFGRKLQGKLSLGFYLLFILYAGIGFINSRQGISDLMLAVPLYLLFLYFIMGRVSKDPMTKIIIAIGIYTVQYFINFYFPDIKGYSGWLFFGLIIGRFIGIYHPPAIYNKPLSPWRKVIGWIAIFIFIISFSPQPLVIA, from the coding sequence ATGACAGGTAATCACTTTTCTGCAAAAGATATAATAAAGCATTTAGCATTATTTTTATTGACCTTTGGAGCTGCGGTACTTGCCGGGGTTTTCTGGGTAAAAGGCAAGCCTGTTAGTATGATAACAGAATGGACCGGACATGATTGGTACTCCGGATTCATGTATGCATGGCCCTTTCTGCTTTTTCTGACTGTTCATGAATTTGGCCACTTTTTTACTGCCATTAAGCATAAGGTAAAAACCACTCTCCCATTTTATATTCCCTTCCCTCCTCTCCCTTATTTGCTTCCAATTACCATTGGGACAATGGGTGCGGTTATCAGGTTAAAAGGACTGGTAAAAAGCCGAAAAGAATATTTTGATATCGGTGTAGCAGGCCCTCTGGCTGGTTTTGTAATTGCTTTTGGCTTATTATGGTATGGATATACACACCTTCCACCTCAGGAATATCAATATGAAATACACCCTGAATATAATGTGGAGGGAAAAGGCTTTAACTTCAGACCAGAAGCAGATGAGAATACAATAGACATTTTAGTTGGCGATAATCTTCTGTCATTATTCTTCGAAAATTATGTTGTCGATCAACCAGAATTGCTACCAAATAAGCACGAATTATTTCATTATCCGTTTTTATTTGTTGGCTATCTCGCTTTAATATTTACAGCTCTTAATTTATTACCAATAGGGCAATTAGATGGAGGACATGTCTTATTTGGACTTTTTGGAAGGAAATTACAAGGCAAACTTTCCCTGGGCTTTTATCTACTGTTTATTCTTTATGCGGGTATAGGATTTATAAATAGCAGACAGGGCATTTCAGATCTGATGCTGGCCGTCCCTCTATATCTTTTATTCCTGTATTTTATAATGGGAAGGGTATCAAAAGACCCGATGACCAAGATCATCATAGCAATAGGCATATACACTGTTCAATACTTCATAAATTTTTACTTTCCCGATATAAAGGGCTATTCAGGCTGGTTATTTTTTGGATTAATTATCGGAAGATTCATAGGTATATATCATCCTCCGGCAATATATAATAAACCTTTATCTCCCTGGAGAAAAGTAATTGGGTGGATAGCAATATTTATTTTTATAATATCATTCAGCCCTCAACCACTTGTTATCGCTTGA
- a CDS encoding HAD family hydrolase, which produces MIQNIIFDLGGVIINLDTDLTYSKLVSYCNGNVDVAKSRIFNSKITERYELGEITDDQFRDEMREILNHNLSDEDLDNAWNAMLLDIPHQRLSLLEKLKDDYSLYLMSNTSPIHIDGVNEVLKRTADINDISSFFDRTYYSFTMKKRKPNPEVFQQILEENDLEPSETLYFDDLKQNINSAQQLGINAIHVDGPEVLINYFNHDR; this is translated from the coding sequence ATGATTCAAAACATAATATTTGATCTCGGTGGTGTTATAATCAACCTAGACACCGACTTAACCTACTCTAAACTAGTATCTTATTGCAATGGAAATGTCGATGTAGCTAAATCGAGAATTTTTAATTCTAAAATAACAGAACGGTACGAATTGGGTGAAATAACCGATGATCAATTCAGAGATGAGATGAGAGAGATATTAAATCACAATTTAAGTGATGAAGATTTAGACAATGCATGGAATGCAATGTTACTGGATATACCACACCAGAGATTATCCTTGCTCGAAAAATTAAAGGATGATTATTCATTATATCTCATGAGTAATACATCTCCTATTCACATTGATGGAGTAAATGAAGTGTTAAAAAGAACTGCAGATATAAATGATATCAGTTCATTTTTTGACAGAACATATTATTCTTTTACTATGAAAAAGAGAAAACCTAATCCGGAGGTTTTTCAGCAAATATTAGAAGAAAATGATCTGGAGCCTTCTGAAACTTTATATTTTGACGACCTGAAACAAAACATAAACTCAGCCCAACAATTAGGAATTAATGCTATCCACGTTGACGGACCTGAAGTCCTAATTAATTATTTTAATCATGACAGGTAA
- a CDS encoding SusC/RagA family TonB-linked outer membrane protein — MKAKYIVFTILLLFHMQLIMAQRSISGSVRDSEGDGLIGATIHVEGTQIGTTAGIDGSFSLEVPSEESVLVITYIGFDTKRVQVGDQTNFDIILQENIELLNEVVVVGYGEVKKSDLTGSVGSVDPEQIQKLATVDIGRAIQGKVAGVQVTTNSGAPGSGTSIRVRGIGSFSNSNPLYVVDGFLTGDISNISPNDIENIEILKDASATAIYGSRGANGVVIVTTKQGLPTGVQVEFNSYYGTQTAWRTIDLLDAQGYAKTYLDLKGGQLSDIESEDLRSWIQQTLSGNNDGTDWQDEVLQNAPIQSYDVSVRGGFKKLRYSIGGTYFKQDGIVVNSYGKRSQANIQLEFNATKKLKLSGGIKYSLNENTVYNQGTYSSVLGTAIRKDPVNPIRDPITGNWDRTNLTDIENPARLAYISQFRVQESERIQPTFGLSYEISRSLTFKSNVTWDNRDIVGNFLTPVYTTVESKNLDENGLPIINPQETNTTEELQVQTNNLNVLQNSNTLSYDKTINAHSINAVLGFEIYQSDASNVTEQIFADSTGVSDPYRERAFNLMSYFARAVYSYDSKYLVTATIRRDGSSKFPEENRWGTFPSFSVGWNVDRESFFPETKVITGMKIRTGWGEVGNQEPIQPYAFYSVLSPGWQYAFDNNTPYQGYAPTFIPSENITWEVSRMTNFGLDFYFLDNKLSLTTEYYIKDTKDLLVDSRFVPAPVFAGAQAPTSNAGSMTNKGLEITLDFRQEIESFTFNVGGNISFIDNEVTAIGAADNIQGAAYEPKTQIPATRTVVGGEFGAFYGLKSQGIFQSQEEIDAHGAQPRAMPGDVKWLDHNGDGEITVQDAVLLGSPIPDFTYGFYLNAGFKNFDFSASFMGSQGNEIANIMTYYYEGSDVIENNLLKSRVENAWTGPGSSNTVPRLTESITQNDWFSDRFIEDGSFLRLRNIQLGYTLPDQITNKVKLTSVRFYLSADNLLTFTDYSGFDPEVGLAFNGDPFGNGVDLGNYPQARTIIFGTNIKF; from the coding sequence ATGAAAGCCAAATATATAGTCTTTACTATTTTATTATTATTCCATATGCAATTGATCATGGCTCAGCGATCAATTTCAGGTAGCGTCAGGGATTCTGAAGGAGATGGATTGATCGGTGCTACTATCCATGTAGAAGGAACGCAGATTGGAACTACAGCAGGTATTGATGGGAGCTTTTCTTTAGAAGTCCCTTCTGAAGAGTCGGTATTAGTTATCACTTATATTGGATTCGATACTAAAAGAGTTCAGGTTGGTGATCAGACAAATTTTGACATCATTCTCCAGGAAAATATAGAATTGCTTAACGAGGTGGTAGTCGTCGGATATGGAGAGGTTAAGAAAAGTGATCTTACCGGATCTGTAGGATCTGTCGATCCGGAACAAATTCAAAAATTAGCAACTGTGGATATCGGTAGAGCTATTCAGGGAAAGGTTGCGGGAGTGCAGGTTACCACTAATTCCGGAGCTCCCGGCTCCGGAACTAGCATTAGAGTCCGGGGTATTGGATCATTTTCTAATTCAAATCCTCTTTACGTAGTTGATGGATTTTTAACAGGAGATATAAGTAACATATCACCTAATGATATAGAAAATATTGAAATATTAAAGGATGCTTCGGCCACTGCTATTTATGGTTCCAGAGGAGCGAATGGAGTTGTTATCGTAACAACAAAACAAGGATTGCCCACCGGAGTGCAGGTAGAATTTAATAGCTACTACGGGACTCAAACGGCCTGGAGAACAATTGATTTACTGGATGCACAAGGATATGCCAAGACATACCTGGACCTTAAAGGCGGACAACTTAGTGATATAGAGTCTGAAGATTTGAGATCGTGGATTCAGCAGACTTTGTCAGGAAATAACGATGGCACAGACTGGCAGGATGAGGTACTTCAAAATGCACCCATTCAATCTTATGATGTAAGTGTCAGAGGAGGCTTTAAGAAATTAAGATATAGTATAGGAGGAACTTATTTTAAGCAGGACGGTATTGTGGTGAATTCTTATGGAAAAAGATCACAGGCAAATATTCAATTGGAATTTAATGCTACTAAAAAACTCAAATTATCAGGAGGAATAAAGTATTCATTAAATGAAAACACTGTTTACAACCAGGGAACTTATTCAAGTGTTTTAGGTACAGCTATTAGAAAAGACCCTGTTAATCCTATCAGGGACCCTATTACTGGCAATTGGGATAGAACAAATTTGACTGATATTGAAAATCCTGCCAGACTAGCCTATATAAGTCAGTTCAGAGTTCAGGAATCTGAAAGAATACAACCAACTTTTGGGTTGTCCTATGAGATTTCCAGATCTCTTACTTTTAAAAGTAATGTAACTTGGGATAACAGAGATATCGTAGGGAATTTTCTAACACCGGTTTATACGACTGTGGAAAGTAAAAATCTTGATGAAAACGGATTGCCAATTATCAATCCACAGGAAACAAATACAACCGAAGAACTTCAGGTTCAGACTAATAATTTAAATGTATTACAAAATTCCAATACTCTTTCATATGATAAAACAATAAATGCACATAGTATAAATGCTGTTTTAGGTTTTGAAATTTATCAAAGTGATGCCAGCAATGTTACTGAGCAAATTTTTGCAGACTCTACAGGGGTATCAGATCCATACAGGGAAAGAGCTTTTAATTTGATGTCATATTTTGCAAGAGCTGTTTATTCTTACGATAGCAAATACCTGGTTACAGCAACTATTCGAAGGGATGGGTCAAGTAAATTCCCTGAAGAGAACAGATGGGGAACTTTCCCCTCATTTTCGGTAGGCTGGAATGTTGATAGGGAATCTTTTTTTCCTGAAACAAAAGTCATTACCGGGATGAAAATACGGACAGGCTGGGGAGAAGTAGGAAATCAGGAACCCATCCAACCGTATGCATTCTATTCTGTTTTGAGTCCGGGTTGGCAATATGCATTTGATAATAATACTCCTTACCAGGGTTATGCACCAACCTTTATACCATCAGAAAATATTACCTGGGAAGTTTCTCGAATGACCAATTTCGGACTGGATTTTTATTTTCTGGATAACAAGTTGTCTTTAACTACTGAGTATTATATAAAAGACACAAAAGATTTATTAGTTGACTCGCGTTTTGTTCCGGCACCTGTTTTTGCAGGAGCACAAGCTCCTACTTCCAATGCAGGCTCAATGACAAATAAAGGTCTCGAAATTACTCTTGATTTCAGACAGGAAATTGAATCCTTTACTTTTAATGTCGGAGGAAATATATCATTTATTGATAATGAAGTTACTGCTATAGGAGCTGCTGATAATATTCAGGGAGCAGCATACGAACCTAAAACTCAAATACCAGCTACTCGCACTGTAGTTGGAGGAGAATTTGGTGCATTTTATGGATTGAAATCACAAGGAATTTTTCAGTCACAAGAAGAAATAGATGCTCATGGTGCTCAACCCAGGGCAATGCCTGGAGACGTAAAATGGTTAGACCACAACGGTGATGGTGAAATTACTGTTCAGGATGCCGTTTTACTAGGTAGCCCTATTCCTGATTTCACATATGGATTTTACTTGAATGCAGGATTCAAGAATTTCGATTTTAGTGCTTCATTTATGGGAAGTCAGGGAAATGAAATAGCCAATATAATGACTTATTACTATGAGGGTTCTGATGTAATTGAAAATAATCTATTGAAGTCCAGGGTAGAAAACGCATGGACAGGTCCCGGCTCATCAAATACTGTCCCAAGACTAACAGAGTCGATCACTCAAAATGACTGGTTTAGTGACAGGTTTATTGAAGATGGTTCTTTTCTAAGATTACGGAATATACAGTTAGGTTATACTTTACCTGATCAGATAACAAATAAGGTCAAACTTACCTCAGTCAGATTTTATCTATCAGCTGATAACTTATTAACCTTTACAGATTATTCAGGCTTCGATCCTGAAGTCGGGTTGGCATTTAATGGAGATCCCTTTGGAAATGGGGTAGACCTGGGGAATTATCCTCAGGCAAGGACAATCATTTTTGGTACGAACATTAAATTTTAA